From a region of the Panicum virgatum strain AP13 chromosome 2K, P.virgatum_v5, whole genome shotgun sequence genome:
- the LOC120696134 gene encoding uncharacterized protein LOC120696134 yields MGGPNDQASQIASVLGNIEQLNGSNYASWKEKLEITLTLLDIDYALHKDPPVEPKPEDENYEVLKKEYDEERAKWSISNRKCLMIIRSSIIDAIRGAISNTQSARDYLTKIEEQFKGSSKAYATTLIKKLVGEKYDATGSLREHIMKKCHMTSKLKSMEMEISDGFLVHFIMSSLPQEFSPFVINYNSMKIKWGIDELIAMCVQEEERLKAEMIDHANQFKHSEKKRYKKFKKEYLKPKPSQFKKKGQSSKQGQQNKPASGSSAEEKIPKDATFVEKVDTIRGTALVL; encoded by the exons ATGGGAGGCCCTAATGACCAAG CGTCTCAAATTGCCAGTGTCTTAGGCAATATTGAGCAGCTTAATGGAAGCAACTATGCTTCATGGAAGGAGAAGCTGGAGATCACTCTAACTCTGCTGGATATTGATTATGCCCTCCATAAGGATCCTCCGGTTGAGCCTAAACCAGAGGATGAAAATTATGAAGTCCTGAAAAAGGAATATGATGAAGAAAGGGCAAAATGGAGCATTTCAAATCGAAAATGCCTTATGATCATTAGAAGCTCCATTATTGATGCAATAAGAGGAGCAATTTCTAATACTCAGTCTGCCAGGGATTATCTTACTAAGATTGAGGAGCAATTCAAAGGCTCCTCTAAAGCTTATGCCACCACCCTCATCAAAAAGTTGGTGGGTGAAAAATATGATGCTACTGGCAGTCTAAGGGAGCATATTATGAAGAAATGTCACATGACTTCCAAGCTTAAGTCAATGGAGATGGAAATCTCTGATGGTTTTCTTGTCCATTTCATTATGTCATCACTGCCCCAGGAGTTCTCTCCATTTGTGATCAACTACAACTCTATGAAAATAAAGTGGGGGATTGATGAGTTAATTGCCATGTGCgtgcaagaagaagaaaggcttaaGGCAGAAATGATTGATCATGCTAATCAATTCAAGCATTCTGAAAAGAAAAGGTATAAGAAATTTAAGAAGGAATACTTGAAGCCTAAGCCTAGTCAATTCAAAAAAAAGGGGCAATCTTCTAAGCAAGGCCAGCAGAACAAGCCAGCAAGTGGCTCCAGTGCAGAGGAAAAGATCCCGAAGGATGCCACTTTTGTGGAAAAAGTGGACACCATCAGAGGGACTGCATTGGTTTTATGA
- the LOC120685092 gene encoding homeobox-leucine zipper protein HOX6-like — MEGEDDVPEWMMEVGGGGGGKGKGGGGGLDKNKKRFSEEQIKSLESMFATQTKLEPRQKLQLARELGLQPRQVAIWFQNKRARWKSKQLEREYSALRDDYDALLCSYESLKKEKHALLKQLEKLAEMLQEPRGKYGGNAGAGAGEDVRPGVGGMKEEFADAGAGLYSSEAAADGGKFAHFADDDAGALFRPSPQQPAAGFTASGPPEHQPFQFQSSCWPSSTTEQTCSSSQWWEFESLSE; from the exons ATGGAGGGCGAGGACGACGTGCCGGAGTGGATGatggaggtcggcggcggcggcggggggaagggcaaaggcggcggcggcgggctggacaagaacaagaagcgcTTCAGCGAGGAgcagatcaagtcgctcgagTCCATGTTCGCGACGCAGACCAAGCTGGAGCCGCGCCAGAAGCTGCAGCTGGCGCGGGAGCTCGGCCTGCAGCCGCGCCAGGTCGCCATCTGGTTCCAGAACAAGCGCGCGCGCTGGAAGTCCAAGCAGCTCGAGCGCGAGTACTCGGCGCTCCGCGACGACTACGACGCGCTCCTCTGCAGCTACGAGtcgctcaagaaggagaagcacgcGCTCCTCAAGCAG CTGGAGAAGCTCGCCGAGATGCTGCAGGAGCCGCGGGGGAAGTACGGCGGcaatgccggcgccggcgccggggaagaCGTGCGCCCGGGCGTCGGCGGCATGAAGGAAGAGTTCGCGGACGCCGGGGCGGGGCTCTACTCCTCCGAGGCTGCTGCCGACGGCGGCAAGTTCGCGCACTTcgcggacgacgacgccggcgcccTCTTCCGGCCGTCGCCGCAGCAGCCGGCCGCCGGGTTCACCGCGTCGGGGCCGCCGGAGCACCAGCCGTTCCAGTTCCAGTCGAGCTGCTGGCCGTCGTCGACGACGGAGCAGACCTGCAGCAGCTCGCAATGGTGGGAATTCGAGTCCCTGAGTGAGTAG
- the LOC120685101 gene encoding EIN3-binding F-box protein 1-like isoform X2, whose protein sequence is MYQSRVLQQDLINMLPEACIAEIFRHLENSKDRESCASVCWRWADILVSQQPDFWSPFSVHQAVHRCLHLSDVDDAKLVEAVVGIHSRGVVTDLDLHNGPREAVFAGGPQLTDTAIRFVTTACRNLKSVCLVNCLSLTNKAAWIIASNCPALENLVILQSSISDDGLSQVAKQCRNLKSLRIEGSLSITEASLKALVQDARRLESLALGSYPQIREDAILTLLMNQPYLDKLELKGMMAGESHWIGARQSSALNRHFRLFRQLSSLILVKCPGLQDLGMLKFARIQFRMLRHLVIDDCRVTDRGLIWLVGDAMNPMKLKTIKLARFQFYTAAAAMKVISFVCETIESIILDSCDFGIMTPLHLDGAVARWCPKLRVLRMEHCEKIMYLFLSWVDKACRGLKEIRLIGSPAPVDDHGIAGRLSSILHRNRIAKIEMRSLEALQELILDECPKISGNFTVFLRAHCPNLIKLGLNRVQINDGDIKSLMVAGFEHLEELNLMGCPLITKNVLRILATSSLPKLRRVNLSDCPNVMQETIDSYGRYCGWEIEN, encoded by the exons ATGTATCAGTCAAGAGTTCTTCAGCAGGATTTGATAAACATGCTACCAGAAGCTTGCATAGCTGAAATATTCAGACATCTGGAAAACAGTAAAGATCGGGAATCATGCGCCTCTGTCTGCTGGAGATGGGCCGATATATTGGTCTCTCAGCAACCAGATTTTTGGAGCCCCTTCAGTGTTCATCAAGCTGTTCACCGTTGCTTGCACCTGTCTGATGTTGATGATGCCAAGCTTGTGGAAGCTGTTGTTGGCATACACTCAAGGGGTGTGGTGACTGATCTTGATCTTCATAATGGACCACGCGAGGCTGTTTTTGCTGGTGGTCCTCAGCTCACTGATACTGCTATTCGTTTTGTAACCACTGCATGCCGTAACCTGAAGTCAGTTTGTCTCGTCAACTGCTTATCTCTCACAAACAAAGCTGCATGGATCATTGCTTCAAACTGCCCTGCATTAGAAAATCTCGTGATTTTACAGTCTTCAATCAGTGACGATGGTCTTTCACAGGTTGCTAAGCAATGCAGAAACTTAAAGTCCCTCCGTATTGAAGGGAGCTTGTCCATCACTGAGGCATCACTAAAAGCCCTAGTGCAGGATGCCAGGAGACTTGAGTCTCTTGCTCTGGGAAGCTATCCTCAAATTCGAGAAGACGCCATCTTGACCTTACTGATGAACCAACCTTATCTAGACAAGCTTGAGCTCAAGGGCATGATGGCTGGAGAGTCACATTGGATTGGTGCAAGACAATCATCAGCCCTCAATAGGCATTTTCGCTTGTTTCGCCAGCTCTCTAGTCTCATCCTGGTGAAGTGCCCAGGTTTACAGGACCTGGGCATGCTCAAGTTTGCTAGAATTCAGTTTCGAATGCTACGGcatttggtgattgatgactgCAGAGTGACAGACCGGGGCCTGATATGGCTGGTGGGTGATGCCATGAATCCCATGAAGCTTAAGACCATTAAACTTGCCaggttccaattttatacagCTGCAGCTGCAATGAAAGTAATATCCTTTGTCTGCGAAACAATTGAATCAATAATTCTGGATTCATGTGATTTTGGCATAATGACGCCACTTCATCTTGATGGAGCTGTGGCCCGGTGGTGTCCGAAGCTGAGGGTCCTCAGAATGGAGCACTGTGAGAAAATTATGTACCTCTTCTTGTCATGGGTCGACAAAGCCTGCCGTGGGCTGAAGGAGATTAGGCTCATTGGATCTCCAGCACCTGTTGATGACCATGGTATCGCAGGCCGTCTAAGCAGCATCCTGCACCGCAATAGGATCGCAAAGATTGAAATGAGG TCCCTGGAAGCTCTGCAGGAACTCATCCTGGATGAATGCCCAAAGATCTCAGGCAACTTTACGGTGTTTCTCAGAGCGCATTGCCCCAATCTGATCAAGCTGGGTTTGAATCGTGTTCAAATCAACGACGGCGACATTAAGAGCCTCATGGTTGCAGGATTTGAGCACCTTGAGGAGCTTAATCTAATGGGGTGCCCTTTGATCACCAAGAATGTTCTACGTATCTTAGCCACATCATCCTTGCCCAAGCTTAGGAGAGTGAATTTGTCAGACTGCCCTAATGTCATGCAGGAGACCATTGACAGCTACGGGCGCTACTGTGGCTGGGAGATCGAGAACTAA
- the LOC120685101 gene encoding EIN3-binding F-box protein 1-like isoform X1, protein MYQSRVLQQDLINMLPEACIAEIFRHLENSKDRESCASVCWRWADILVSQQPDFWSPFSVHQAVHRCLHLSDVDDAKLVEAVVGIHSRGVVTDLDLHNGPREAVFAGGPQLTDTAIRFVTTACRNLKSVCLVNCLSLTNKAAWIIASNCPALENLVILQSSISDDGLSQVAKQCRNLKSLRIEGSLSITEASLKALVQDARRLESLALGSYPQIREDAILTLLMNQPYLDKLELKGMMAGESHWIGARQSSALNRHFRLFRQLSSLILVKCPGLQDLGMLKFARIQFRMLRHLVIDDCRVTDRGLIWLVGDAMNPMKLKTIKLARFQFYTAAAAMKVISFVCETIESIILDSCDFGIMTPLHLDGAVARWCPKLRVLRMEHCEKIMYLFLSWVDKACRGLKEIRLIGSPAPVDDHGIAGRLSSILHRNRIAKIEMRSCHVTDMHVCIIARSSLEALQELILDECPKISGNFTVFLRAHCPNLIKLGLNRVQINDGDIKSLMVAGFEHLEELNLMGCPLITKNVLRILATSSLPKLRRVNLSDCPNVMQETIDSYGRYCGWEIEN, encoded by the coding sequence ATGTATCAGTCAAGAGTTCTTCAGCAGGATTTGATAAACATGCTACCAGAAGCTTGCATAGCTGAAATATTCAGACATCTGGAAAACAGTAAAGATCGGGAATCATGCGCCTCTGTCTGCTGGAGATGGGCCGATATATTGGTCTCTCAGCAACCAGATTTTTGGAGCCCCTTCAGTGTTCATCAAGCTGTTCACCGTTGCTTGCACCTGTCTGATGTTGATGATGCCAAGCTTGTGGAAGCTGTTGTTGGCATACACTCAAGGGGTGTGGTGACTGATCTTGATCTTCATAATGGACCACGCGAGGCTGTTTTTGCTGGTGGTCCTCAGCTCACTGATACTGCTATTCGTTTTGTAACCACTGCATGCCGTAACCTGAAGTCAGTTTGTCTCGTCAACTGCTTATCTCTCACAAACAAAGCTGCATGGATCATTGCTTCAAACTGCCCTGCATTAGAAAATCTCGTGATTTTACAGTCTTCAATCAGTGACGATGGTCTTTCACAGGTTGCTAAGCAATGCAGAAACTTAAAGTCCCTCCGTATTGAAGGGAGCTTGTCCATCACTGAGGCATCACTAAAAGCCCTAGTGCAGGATGCCAGGAGACTTGAGTCTCTTGCTCTGGGAAGCTATCCTCAAATTCGAGAAGACGCCATCTTGACCTTACTGATGAACCAACCTTATCTAGACAAGCTTGAGCTCAAGGGCATGATGGCTGGAGAGTCACATTGGATTGGTGCAAGACAATCATCAGCCCTCAATAGGCATTTTCGCTTGTTTCGCCAGCTCTCTAGTCTCATCCTGGTGAAGTGCCCAGGTTTACAGGACCTGGGCATGCTCAAGTTTGCTAGAATTCAGTTTCGAATGCTACGGcatttggtgattgatgactgCAGAGTGACAGACCGGGGCCTGATATGGCTGGTGGGTGATGCCATGAATCCCATGAAGCTTAAGACCATTAAACTTGCCaggttccaattttatacagCTGCAGCTGCAATGAAAGTAATATCCTTTGTCTGCGAAACAATTGAATCAATAATTCTGGATTCATGTGATTTTGGCATAATGACGCCACTTCATCTTGATGGAGCTGTGGCCCGGTGGTGTCCGAAGCTGAGGGTCCTCAGAATGGAGCACTGTGAGAAAATTATGTACCTCTTCTTGTCATGGGTCGACAAAGCCTGCCGTGGGCTGAAGGAGATTAGGCTCATTGGATCTCCAGCACCTGTTGATGACCATGGTATCGCAGGCCGTCTAAGCAGCATCCTGCACCGCAATAGGATCGCAAAGATTGAAATGAGGTCCTGCCATGTTACAGACATGCATGTTTGCATTATTGCACGTTCCTCCCTGGAAGCTCTGCAGGAACTCATCCTGGATGAATGCCCAAAGATCTCAGGCAACTTTACGGTGTTTCTCAGAGCGCATTGCCCCAATCTGATCAAGCTGGGTTTGAATCGTGTTCAAATCAACGACGGCGACATTAAGAGCCTCATGGTTGCAGGATTTGAGCACCTTGAGGAGCTTAATCTAATGGGGTGCCCTTTGATCACCAAGAATGTTCTACGTATCTTAGCCACATCATCCTTGCCCAAGCTTAGGAGAGTGAATTTGTCAGACTGCCCTAATGTCATGCAGGAGACCATTGACAGCTACGGGCGCTACTGTGGCTGGGAGATCGAGAACTAA
- the LOC120685116 gene encoding 30S ribosomal protein S31, mitochondrial-like, with translation MGFGKFVLGLATPLLASTHSPCSSTSGRSSGGGGGRAGTELCGMAMRLAAAAFMRRLAPTRLPIPVPAAAGAPAAEAEAVTCGRGDKKTKRGKRFKGSYGNARPKREKKIERIKDRIEVPRSTPWPLPFKLI, from the coding sequence ATGGGCTTTGGTAAATTTGTCTTGGGCCTTGCAACCCCGCTGCTCGCTTCCACTCACTCCCCTTGCTCGTCAACAAGCGGGcgatccagcggcggcggcggcgggcgggcgggcacgGAGCTGTGCGGCATGGCGAtgcggttggcggcggcggcgttcatgCGGCGCCTGGCGCCAACGCGCCTGCCCATCCCCgtcccagcggcggcgggggctcctgcggcggaggcggaggcggtcaCGTGCGGGCGCGgggacaagaagaccaagcgcGGGAAGCGGTTCAAGGGCTCCTACGGCAACGCGCGGCCCAAGCGGGAGAAGAAGATCGAGCGCATCAAGGACCGCATCGAGGTGCCCCGCTCCACACCCTGGCCCCTCCCCTTCAAGCTCATCTGA
- the LOC120685123 gene encoding B-box zinc finger protein 18-like isoform X1 has product MTLAAGAEGVGMRTICDVCEGAPAVLFCAADEAALCRACDEKIGRERCSTGRAHGAIVGVILLSVGWALRSRDLLLLDCERAWWMSGVHMCNKLASRHVRVGLANSNKLARCDICEIFPAFFHCEIDGTSLCLSCDMTVHVGGKRTHGRYLLLRQSVEFPGDKLGHMDDDVAMQSKDPENQIDQKKPPHSAIKEQMANHHSSSDDPASDGNCDDQLNLNSKMIDLNMRPVRTNGQGSNSQTQGVDVSMNNHDSPGVVPTSNYEGDANK; this is encoded by the exons ATGACGCTGGCGGCGGGAGCGGAGGGTGTTGGGATGCGGACGATCTGCGATGTGTGCGAGGGCGCGCCGGCGGTGCTCTTCTGCGCGGCCGACGAGGCCGCGCTCTGCCGGGCCTGCGACGAGAAG ATCGGGCGAGAGCGCTGCTCCACTGGAAGGGCGCACGGTGCGATCGTTGGTGTTATACTGTTATCGGTCGGTTGGGCACTGAGATCTCGGGATTTGCTACTACTTGACTGCGAGCGCGCGTGGTGGATGTCAGGG GTACACATGTGTAACAAGCTTGCTAGTCGGCATGTGAGAGTTGGACTTGCAAACTCTAATAAACTTGCCCGCTGTGATATATGTGAAATTTTTCCTG CTTTCTTCCACTGTGAGATAGATGGCACCTCACTTTGCCTGAGCTGTGACATGACTGTTCATGTTGGTGGCAAACGAACCCATGGAAGATACCTGCTCCTAAGGCAAAGTGTTGAA TTTCCAGGAGATAAACTAGGCCATATGGATGATGATGTGGCTATGCAAAGCAAAGATCCTGAAAACCAGATAGATCAGAAGAAGCCTCCTCATTCAGCAATAAAGGAGCAAATGGCAAACCACCATAGTAGCTCTGATGATCCAGCATCTGATGGAAACTGCGATGACCAGTTGAACCTTAATTCGAAAATGATCGACCTTAATATGCGACCGGTTCGTACCAATGGACAAGGATCAAATTCCCAG ACTCAGGGTGTGGATGTTAGCATGAACAACCATGACTCTCCTGGGGTGGTGCCGACAAGTAATTACGAAGGAGATGCCAACAAGTAA
- the LOC120685123 gene encoding B-box zinc finger protein 18-like isoform X3 has translation MTLAAGAEGVGMRTICDVCEGAPAVLFCAADEAALCRACDEKVHMCNKLASRHVRVGLANSNKLARCDICEIFPAFFHCEIDGTSLCLSCDMTVHVGGKRTHGRYLLLRQSVEFPGDKLGHMDDDVAMQSKDPENQIDQKKPPHSAIKEQMANHHSSSDDPASDGNCDDQLNLNSKMIDLNMRPVRTNGQGSNSQTQGVDVSMNNHDSPGVVPTSNYEGDANK, from the exons ATGACGCTGGCGGCGGGAGCGGAGGGTGTTGGGATGCGGACGATCTGCGATGTGTGCGAGGGCGCGCCGGCGGTGCTCTTCTGCGCGGCCGACGAGGCCGCGCTCTGCCGGGCCTGCGACGAGAAG GTACACATGTGTAACAAGCTTGCTAGTCGGCATGTGAGAGTTGGACTTGCAAACTCTAATAAACTTGCCCGCTGTGATATATGTGAAATTTTTCCTG CTTTCTTCCACTGTGAGATAGATGGCACCTCACTTTGCCTGAGCTGTGACATGACTGTTCATGTTGGTGGCAAACGAACCCATGGAAGATACCTGCTCCTAAGGCAAAGTGTTGAA TTTCCAGGAGATAAACTAGGCCATATGGATGATGATGTGGCTATGCAAAGCAAAGATCCTGAAAACCAGATAGATCAGAAGAAGCCTCCTCATTCAGCAATAAAGGAGCAAATGGCAAACCACCATAGTAGCTCTGATGATCCAGCATCTGATGGAAACTGCGATGACCAGTTGAACCTTAATTCGAAAATGATCGACCTTAATATGCGACCGGTTCGTACCAATGGACAAGGATCAAATTCCCAG ACTCAGGGTGTGGATGTTAGCATGAACAACCATGACTCTCCTGGGGTGGTGCCGACAAGTAATTACGAAGGAGATGCCAACAAGTAA
- the LOC120685123 gene encoding B-box zinc finger protein 18-like isoform X2: protein MTLAAGAEGVGMRTICDVCEGAPAVLFCAADEAALCRACDEKVISAPRSPPYPLVHMCNKLASRHVRVGLANSNKLARCDICEIFPAFFHCEIDGTSLCLSCDMTVHVGGKRTHGRYLLLRQSVEFPGDKLGHMDDDVAMQSKDPENQIDQKKPPHSAIKEQMANHHSSSDDPASDGNCDDQLNLNSKMIDLNMRPVRTNGQGSNSQTQGVDVSMNNHDSPGVVPTSNYEGDANK, encoded by the exons ATGACGCTGGCGGCGGGAGCGGAGGGTGTTGGGATGCGGACGATCTGCGATGTGTGCGAGGGCGCGCCGGCGGTGCTCTTCTGCGCGGCCGACGAGGCCGCGCTCTGCCGGGCCTGCGACGAGAAGGTGATCTCCGCTCCCCGCTCACCCCCTTATCCGTTG GTACACATGTGTAACAAGCTTGCTAGTCGGCATGTGAGAGTTGGACTTGCAAACTCTAATAAACTTGCCCGCTGTGATATATGTGAAATTTTTCCTG CTTTCTTCCACTGTGAGATAGATGGCACCTCACTTTGCCTGAGCTGTGACATGACTGTTCATGTTGGTGGCAAACGAACCCATGGAAGATACCTGCTCCTAAGGCAAAGTGTTGAA TTTCCAGGAGATAAACTAGGCCATATGGATGATGATGTGGCTATGCAAAGCAAAGATCCTGAAAACCAGATAGATCAGAAGAAGCCTCCTCATTCAGCAATAAAGGAGCAAATGGCAAACCACCATAGTAGCTCTGATGATCCAGCATCTGATGGAAACTGCGATGACCAGTTGAACCTTAATTCGAAAATGATCGACCTTAATATGCGACCGGTTCGTACCAATGGACAAGGATCAAATTCCCAG ACTCAGGGTGTGGATGTTAGCATGAACAACCATGACTCTCCTGGGGTGGTGCCGACAAGTAATTACGAAGGAGATGCCAACAAGTAA
- the LOC120696135 gene encoding auxin-responsive protein IAA26-like, with translation MAGYGGNDGVDLTELTLGPPGVSARKARRARKNGQPPSSSASSTQAFVKVSMDGTPYLRKVDVAAYDDYGELVEALNEMFCCCSIGLMDGYGEWEHAVVYEDGDGDWMLVGDVPWEMFVSSCKRMRVMRSCEARGLSSNA, from the exons ATGGCGGGCTACGGCGGCAACGACGGCGTCGACCTCACCGAGCTTACGCTGGGCCCGCCCGGCGTCAGCGCGCGCAAGGCGAGGCGGGCCAGGAAGAACGGgcagccgccgtcgtcgtccgccAGCAGCACGCAGGCGTTCGTGAAGGTGAGCATGGACGGCACGCCGTACCTGAGGAAGGTGGACGTCGCGGCCTACGATGACTACGGCGAGCTCGTGGAGGCGCTCAACGAGAtgttctgctgctgctccatCG GGCTGATGGACGGGTACGGCGAGTGGGAGCACGCCGTGGTGTacgaggacggcgacggcgactggATGCTCGTCGGCGACGTGCCGTGGGA GATGTTCGTGTCCTCGTGCAAGAGGATGCGAGTGATGCGATCGTGCGAGGCGAGAGGGCTGAGCTCGAACGCGTGA